TGCAAAATAATGTTTTAGCATCTTTTGCTACTGCTAATAAATTATATTCAGAAGATCTCGACAAAGCTGATTTTGATGAACGCTCTGATGATTATTTTGTTTTTCTGAGCATTGATAAGATAACAGCGTTTTATTCAAATTATAAATTCCCAAAAGCAGAACGATATAGGGAACATTCTAGTTGTTTGTATTCCAGGACAACTATTCCTTTTTATATTTTATTTTGTTCTATGCTGATTCCTTCTTTTAATTAAGTCGAAAGAAATTTACTCCTTAACAGATAACTTCCGGGACTTATAATAATTCCTTTCGGATTATTCTTTTTTACAATTTTAGATTTAGACTTAAATCACCATTTTTCTGCCTCTGCTAATGCAAATTAGTATTTGGTACGGACATTTTTTATCCTGATTTAAATTCTAAAGTTGCAGATCTAACATCATGAGAAAATGAGAAATTTCCTTGAAAATTAGAAGTAAAAAGAAAGATAGACGGTTTTAAACATACTTATTCAGATTAAAAAAATAATTCAAATTATTAACTCAGAAAATAATATACAACAATGACTTCAAAGAAATTAAATTCGGTATTAGCAAGAAATACTGAAAATGCGCCACAAAGTATTGGAAAGTATTCACAAACGGTAGCTTTTTCTCATTATAACAATCTTTCAGCTCAATTACCGATTGATCCAAAGTCTGGAAAATTAGTAACTGGCGGTGTAAAAGAACAGGCAGAACAGTGCTTTAAAAACATTAAAGTAATTCTGGAAAGTATCAATCATGTCATGAACGATGTTGTTAAAATCACTGTATTTGTTAAGGATATCAAAGATATTGATGCTGTAGACCAAGTTTATGCAGCATTTTTCTCAACTTATGTTCCTGCAAGAACAGTAGTTGCAGTTGCAGATTTACCTAAAGATGCTTTGGTACAAATTGAAGCACTTGTTTCAAACGGCGAAGGCACAATTCCAAATGCTCCACAAGCGGGTGATCTTATCAAGCTTGCAAATAATACAGCACGTGCGCCTTTAAGTACATTGTCTGCACAAACGGTGGCTTTTTCTCATTATAATAATCTTTCGGCTCAATTGCCAATCGATCCCAAAACGGGCAGATTGATAACTGGCGGTGTAAAAGAACAAGCTGGACAATGTTTAAAAAATATTAAGGCAATTTTAGAAAGTATTGATGTTCCTTTTGATGATATTGTCAAAGTTAATATCTTCCTTAAAAACCTTTCAGATAGTGAAGCGGTAAATGAAGTTTATGCAACTTTTTTCCCGGATTCTGCTATTGCCAGAGCTGTTGCTTATGTTCCTGCACGCACAACAGTTGCAGCTTCAGCACTACTTATGGATGCTTTGGTGCAAATTGAAGCAGTAGTTTCTCATGGAGATGGTACGCCTCCGCAAGCTATTGAAGACCGACATGGAATCGTAATAAAAGCAACTAACTCTGAAAATGCTCCAAAATGTTCTTTGTCTACACAAAGTGTTGCGTTTTCTCATTATAATCATATTTCGGCTCAATTACCTTTGGATCCAAAAACTGGTGAAAAGATCGTTGGTGGAGTAAAAGAGCAAACGGAACAATGTCTAAAAAATATCGAGGCGATTTTAGAAAATATAGATCATGGTATGGAAGATGTAATAAAAGTAAATATCTTCCTTAAAAACGTGTCAGATATTGATG
This genomic window from Flavobacterium sp. 9 contains:
- a CDS encoding RidA family protein translates to MTSKKLNSVLARNTENAPQSIGKYSQTVAFSHYNNLSAQLPIDPKSGKLVTGGVKEQAEQCFKNIKVILESINHVMNDVVKITVFVKDIKDIDAVDQVYAAFFSTYVPARTVVAVADLPKDALVQIEALVSNGEGTIPNAPQAGDLIKLANNTARAPLSTLSAQTVAFSHYNNLSAQLPIDPKTGRLITGGVKEQAGQCLKNIKAILESIDVPFDDIVKVNIFLKNLSDSEAVNEVYATFFPDSAIARAVAYVPARTTVAASALLMDALVQIEAVVSHGDGTPPQAIEDRHGIVIKATNSENAPKCSLSTQSVAFSHYNHISAQLPLDPKTGEKIVGGVKEQTEQCLKNIEAILENIDHGMEDVIKVNIFLKNVSDIDAVDEVYKTFFPKGIPARRIVGVTNILKDALVQIDVVVANAEGTPPNR